The Flavobacteriales bacterium region ATAATTTGATATAGTACTTCTTACTCCAAACCCATATCCATATACAATTGGGTCACTAAAATCTTTTATGTACACATTTACCTCTCCCAGATTAATCGCTCTAGAATATGTTTGATTTACCTCATTAAAAGGCGATGGACCAATCCATGCCGTTCCGATATCCATAAACCCAATTATTTGAAAATTCGTAATAAATTCTGACCTCATAGGGGTAGCCGACAAGTATTTATTTATTGGTAATCTCAACTCATTAGAAATAATTACGTAGGAGTTTCCATTTCTAATATCTCTCCGAAATCCTCTCATAGAGGTTGCATAAGATTGGAACTTATAGTTTTGGGTATTATCAAATCCATTAAAAATTTGATCTTCTATTTGATTTTGGCTAATCCAGTTATCAACAGCACCCAACCTGTAATTTTCCTTTATACTTCCGATTGAAGTTTTTGCATGTACACGAGTAGCGAGGATAAACTCCCTATGTATTTTCTGGTAATGTCGATAATCAAGAGAGACCTTAAACATACTTTGATGAAGGCCATTGAGTTCATTTAAAAATTCGATTCCCATCTTCGTTCTTGTTCCAGAATATAAGTTGAGTCCCTTTTTGATTGTGTTGTCGAAAACGATCTCAGAGTTAACCCCACCATAATAAGATTTAATATTTGGCACCGCCAAGGTTATCAAGTCTTCTGGTCTAATTATATCGTTAACATGAATAGCGGTGGCTCCGAAACGCACACTAAGCACTTCACTAAATGGCCATTTCCAAGAATACTCAATCTTATTTAATCTAGAGTTCGGTGTGGAATTCGGAAAATCGCGTGGCTTAATGCTCTGCCTATAAAATGATATTATTCTATCCAATCGCTGACTTACATCTTGGTAAACCAAAAATGATTCGTTATCGCTTTTACCAAATAACTTTAATTCCGAATTAATTCCTCCGGTAATTCTATAATCTTCCATTAGGTCGCTTACTCCAACTTGTAAAAAAGCATTTTGCAAGGGCTGAGACACCCCTCCTCTAAATGAGAATGCAACTATGTTATTATTTAAAGCTCTTATATTAAAATAGTCATTTACAAAAGCTGGTTTGTATGTGTGCTTATCTGGTAATTCAAACTTTTGCTCTATCGTATCACCTAGAACACTGTCCATATTAATGGTGATAAACATTTCGGCACTTTCTTCGCCGATCAGGCCTTCAAAGTCAAATTGATAATCTTCGATATTTATCTGATCTTTTTTCTCATCCAATATTCTTTCCACATCATATTCAATCTTGGTATCCGATGCAACACTTGAAACCCCTTTCTTTTCTGTAAACACCTCCTCTATTATAGCTTCCTCCGCTAACTGGATCTCTCCAGAAAATATTCTGTACTTCCCTTTGCTAAATAACAACTGTACATATTTTTTATTTGCAGAGGAATAGTGATGTTCCTTTATACTTCTATTATACTCCGATATTCGATATATTTTAGAGAAATATTTATAATGAACTGTTGTATCCACGTGAGTTATCTCACTATCCAACTTCATAATATATTTCTCTTGAACTCCTCTCTTATTACTTAAAAAAGCAAGATGTCCTTTCCCATATATCTCAGGTGCAGTTTCATCCCAATCTTCTGTATCTGTTACACGTCTTAGAATATTACTATTAGTAACATTATCATAAATAAACAAATCGTTATTAGTTAACAATGGATCGTGTTTCTGAATAAAATCATTTTTCAATGTGTCGCTTGGCCGATTAGAACTAAAGATAATCTTGGTAGTTCCATCCATAAATTTCGGAGAAGAATCATCATAAATATCATTCGTAATTTGCTTTATCGCCGTGGATGAAACCGTATACACAAAGATGTCTGTTTGTCCATTTTTTACTGCAGAAAAGACTAAACGCCTTCCATCGTCTGAGTAATCCATGGTTAATACCTTTTCGAACTTAAACACTTCACGTTTTCGAAATTCTCCTTCCTTTATCTTATAATGAGTTAACCAAATCTTTCCTTTTCGCTCTGTTATCATACTAAATCTAGACCCTGTAGGATGCCAAGCAAGAATGGGATACGAATAATCTACAATTCTATCCAGCTTATGATCTACTTTTAATATTTTCTGTGCTTTACCATCGTCATCCAAATTCTTAATCCACACTTTATACTGGCCCAAAATATTACTCGCATAAATTAACTTAGTACCATCCGGACTAATTCTAGCTTGATAATAGTTACAATCCTTCTTGGGGTTTCCTATTAATCCGAGCCCAAACTCGCTGTCCCCTTCTACCTCAATCTTAGAGTAAATAGCATTATTATATACTAAAAACTCCTGATACAATGTTTTCAGACTAACTCCAAGAACAAAAAGAAAACCACTTTCAATGTTTCGACTCAAGTGAGTCATGTACAGTATATTAGAAACAACCCTTTCTCCGTATACCTTTGATATGTATCCCCAAAGAGCATGACCTAATTGAACTTGAGCATAGCTAGAAACGGCATTATACCTATCAAAAGAGCCTTCAATAAAGGAATCTCTAATTTTATTATTCAACTCTATGTCGTTGGGTGAAACCAGATATGATACCAAGCCTTGAGAATACCATTCGGGAAGTGTGATAAATACTTCACTTCTCACTCTCTCTCTAATGGTACC contains the following coding sequences:
- a CDS encoding PD40 domain-containing protein, which gives rise to MASRIVMFISLMALLCPLFTYSQVDPTRSEFGKNRIQYEQRYWFYYNFEKYDVYFYQGGEKLAELTAKYAEAAIEEAEARLNYDFDEKIELLVYNKLSDFQQSNIGLSVDNEVGLAGKARIHGSKGSLYFEGDYELFFNQIRSVITEMLVNKIMYGGTIRERVRSEVFITLPEWYSQGLVSYLVSPNDIELNNKIRDSFIEGSFDRYNAVSSYAQVQLGHALWGYISKVYGERVVSNILYMTHLSRNIESGFLFVLGVSLKTLYQEFLVYNNAIYSKIEVEGDSEFGLGLIGNPKKDCNYYQARISPDGTKLIYASNILGQYKVWIKNLDDDGKAQKILKVDHKLDRIVDYSYPILAWHPTGSRFSMITERKGKIWLTHYKIKEGEFRKREVFKFEKVLTMDYSDDGRRLVFSAVKNGQTDIFVYTVSSTAIKQITNDIYDDSSPKFMDGTTKIIFSSNRPSDTLKNDFIQKHDPLLTNNDLFIYDNVTNSNILRRVTDTEDWDETAPEIYGKGHLAFLSNKRGVQEKYIMKLDSEITHVDTTVHYKYFSKIYRISEYNRSIKEHHYSSANKKYVQLLFSKGKYRIFSGEIQLAEEAIIEEVFTEKKGVSSVASDTKIEYDVERILDEKKDQINIEDYQFDFEGLIGEESAEMFITINMDSVLGDTIEQKFELPDKHTYKPAFVNDYFNIRALNNNIVAFSFRGGVSQPLQNAFLQVGVSDLMEDYRITGGINSELKLFGKSDNESFLVYQDVSQRLDRIISFYRQSIKPRDFPNSTPNSRLNKIEYSWKWPFSEVLSVRFGATAIHVNDIIRPEDLITLAVPNIKSYYGGVNSEIVFDNTIKKGLNLYSGTRTKMGIEFLNELNGLHQSMFKVSLDYRHYQKIHREFILATRVHAKTSIGSIKENYRLGAVDNWISQNQIEDQIFNGFDNTQNYKFQSYATSMRGFRRDIRNGNSYVIISNELRLPINKYLSATPMRSEFITNFQIIGFMDIGTAWIGPSPFNEVNQTYSRAINLGEVNVYIKDFSDPIVYGYGFGVRSTISNYFVRADWGRGIEDGVRRDRGVFYFSVGLDF